The window tggattatgaaattatatatgaCTCTGTATGAATTATCATGCAATACTAATGGATTATCAAAATGTACATAAGTTGTGTATCAATTATCATCCAATATCAATGGATTATGAGAGTATTATAAGAACTCAACATACAATCATATGGAATAGAAATTTAGTTAACTATAATTAACATGATTTACAACCTCTGATTATATTAGGATTATTATAAGAACTCTAACTACAAAATGACTTGATAACATAACTAGAAAAGAAGGGTGATTTTTGAGGGGGAATGGTTCCAGTATTTGTACAGTAGTTtcctaaattattgatttttgatgGGTGAGAGGTTGATTTGGTTATGATGAAGGAAGATTTGTTCACAAATCTGCCGGAACAAATGACGAGAGAGATCTTGGGAAGAGTCACGTTTAAAAGTCTTATCAGGTGCAAGTATGTTTGTAAATCATGGAACGATATGATAGACGTGTCTGAGTTTAAGTCCTTGTATACTTCAAAATCATTTCTCGCTTTCTCTTACGAAGACATGTTCACAATCTACGATGGCAAGGCATGCAAGCCACTTTTCCGATTCTGGATGGATCCTGGTCCCCTTCATTATGGAGATACTGTTCGATCCCTATAGTGTTGTAACTGATTCAACTGAAGGTTTGCTTTTGGCGAGGGGTGGATCAAGTAAAATTCTTTTTGTATGCAATCCAATGACCGAGGAATATGTCGTGCTTCCTTGTTTGTATGACAATATATGGATATATGGATTTGGATTAAGCAAAATAAGTGGGCAATATAAGGTTTTAAGTGGACCAGTATTTTCTGGGTCATATCTTGTATACACACTAGGAGGAGGAGGGTCGTGGAGAAGCATCTTCGCATCTCCACCAGGAAGCCCTGTTATGCTTCACAACAATGCTATATTTTGCAACGGAAATCTTCACTGGTTGGTAtctcattttgattttgaggACAGATACATGGTTTgttgctttgatcttgaaacaGAGCTTTTCAACAGTTTTGCCCTTCCTCCTCATGTCAGTGATAGCGACATACATGGCAAATATCGGCTGTGTATTTTGGAGGGCCGACTATGTTTATGCTATTGTTTAGGTGGTTAGAATGTTGTAATTTGGTTCATGAATAAGTATGGAGATGTGAACTCTTGGATAAAAGAATATACCTTCCACCTACCACAGGGTACCGGTCTACCCGTAATTTCTCCCCTCAAAGTGTTGGACAATGGCGACTTGTTGTTCGCAATGAATTTACGTTGTCGCCTATATATCTACTCCAAAAAGACTAAAGATGTCATAACACTTAGTCATCTTGATCTATCTACCTCTCTTTATTACAACATCGCTACTTATACTCCAAGCTGTCTTTCACTCAAAGCTATGGGAATTCACAACGTTCAGTCACTACATTTGTACTGATAGCTATTGGGATTCACAATGTTTAATCACTAAATTTGCACTCTTTAAGATTCACAATTTTTTGTCACTAAATTTGTACTAGGGAAGCTAAAACCCATGTGGATTAATTGTCATTAATTTGGGTTCCTGTACCTTTATAGATTTTcgtcaatttttttcttcatctatggtttttattttattgaatccATATTTATAGAacgattaattattttgtcatctataTATGTTAGTATCATAAATTGGTAATTCTCACGGTTTTTAGCGAAAGAAAGCTTGTACCGTAAATGGTGATGTTATAATAATTAGCAAAATGGGTATATCTTTTAAGAATACGATATGTTGATCTATGCAAACTCattcttaatacaaaaatacagaGTCAAGCATACGAAGGGTATTTGTAGGTCATTGTTAgcttatttttaggtcattatAGTAAGAATGACATAAAACGATTTTAACATGACCTCAAACCCGAAtgttataatatgacctaaattGCTTTATAATAACCCTCCgtgttttttttacttattgaCCACTAGATTGTCAAATATGATGGTCAGGATTTGGCCTGGATTTTATATTGAgttcaatttttgtattgatcacTTTCCTTCTTGAGTATATAAATAGTCCATTATTATTAGTCACTACCAACTAAGGGCCCAAAAACAACAAGTCatattaacataattataactatgtGAAATATCTCATAAACATATCTGGCCCATAGTCGGAGGATGTGTATATTAGGTACTACTGTGATCAGTGATCCAATGTATAAAAGTtcaatcaatttcaatttgtgTTCTCTAAAATTACATACACGGCAAGAGTAAAGTGAAATAAGGCACTTATTGTGGAACATACAGAAATCACAAAATAgaactcttattatgggacagaggagTTCGCAAAATAGAACTCTTATTACGGGACaaaggagtatttaataagaatatCGTCTCATCCATTTCGCACCAAAAGCAAAACATTAGCCGAATCAATTACGACACTATTTCCACAATGATTTTGAGTAGTAGGCCAATCGAATCTGGAAAGTGGTGGGAAACGCTTTCTATacgttttttgtttttgatgaAAAGCTTTCTTTACGTTCTTTTCATACCAATCTATatcaattatgaaaatattataagaACTCTGCTTACAAAAGTTTACGTGATTATAGAAAGATGATTTTAGCGGAGAGATTATAGCAATatatattagatttttttaatttgaaaaaattaattcaatctattccataattaataatttttttggcatAATGTTTCAATGCCATgttactcttatttttttcatataattataatttatgttcATAGAGTCTCATATGAAAATTGGAAAGAAGTAGAGGGTGCATGTGATTTTGTATCATTAAATCTCATTGCAATAATTAGTGAACCTGGTGCGTGATTTTAACAATTATCATCCAATATTAAcggatttatgaaaatattacaAGAATGTGTATCAATTATTATCCAATATTGAtgtattatgaaaaattaaaagaactCTAAATACGATCATATGGAATAGAAAATTTCTTAACACGATTTACAACGTTTCACAATTAGAATATGAGTAATCGGTTAtaaatagattttaaaaaatagtttcaataTTACACAAATTTGAGTACCTCCTCCTTCCCAAACTACTACGTACTTGATTTCTTTGGAACATATAATCtgagaaattgatatttaaataagtgaagagaaaataaaatatgaaaaagaataaattacgGAGGAGGAAAAGagtaaagaagagagaaaagaaaatttataccGAAAAAGAAATGGAGCAAGgtaagaaatttataaaacatgTTAAAAAATTTCCCAATTCGATTAGGATTAGTTGTTTCACTctgatatttgtttttatcatCCGCAGGTATTGATTTGGAAGTAATGAAGGAAGATTTGTTTACAAATCTGCCGGTGGAGTTGACTAGAGATATCATGAGAAGAGTCtcaattagtagtattttaaacTGCATGGATGTTTGCAAATCATGGCGCGATCTGATAGACGAGGATGAGTTTAAGGCCTCATATACTTCGAGACGATGTCTCGCTTTCTCTTATGAAGACATTTACATCGTGTGGGATGACAAGGCGTGCGAGCCACTTTTCCGATTCTGGATGTCTCCTCCATACATTAAACATCAAAGTAGTGTTCGCTATCGTGTTGTAGTTGATTCAACTGATGGTTTGCTTTTGGTGAGGGATGGAAGATCTAATATTCTTTTCGTATGCAATCCATTGACTTGTGAATATGTCGTGCTTCCTCCACTGCCTACGTTTAGCCGTAGGTGCATGTTTGGATTCGGAGTTAGCAGAATAAGTGGGCaatataagattttatgtGGTGAAGAATCCGGGTCATGTCATGTATACACACTAGAAGGAGAAGGGTCGTGGAGAAGCATCTCAACCCTAGCACCGGGCGGATCTACAGTACCTGGTGCAATTGCTGCATTTGTTAATGGAAATCTTCACTGGTTGGCGTCTGATTCCGAGGAGAATCACTTGGTTTgttgctttgatcttgaaaccAAGCTCTTTACCAGTTTTTCCCTTCCTCCTCGAGTTAGTGATAATGACATACTTGACGAATATTGGTTGTGTATATTGGAGGGTCGGCTGTGTTTATGCGATCATTTAAACGGTTATGGTGTCGTTATCCTGTGGACGAACAATTCTAGGGATAAGAATGATTGGGTAAAAGAATATACCACCCACCTACCACAAGATATCAAAGGACATGTTTTCCCCCTCAAAGTGTTGGATAATGGTGACTTGTTGTTCGCAATGAAAGTTTATAATCGTCTATTCAACTTCTCCAAAAACACTAAAGATGTCGTGACACATAGTCATGTTCAACGTTCGATCTATGATTATGCCAACATTGCTATATATACCCCAAATTTTCTTTCGCTTAAAGCTATGGGGATTCACAATGTTCAGTCACTAACATATATGCACTACTAAAGCTCAAAACCATGGGGATTGTCATTAAATTTGGGTAGTTATGTTTTTCTATTATGGTCCTTCCATCAAAATTAGTTTTGtccatttatggtaaattaTCTTCTCTAATAAAGTGggtcttattttcttttaacaaTACTTTAACTCGTGTTGCCTACTATAGAATCTATTTTTCGCTTGACGGAAGTGGTAGatcttatatatttttaacttttattttattagataattatatagaatgattaattattatgttgtttatatattgcgcaattattatttaactgtTTACCACATGTAccctattttttaatttgatatcatTGAGCAAAAAACTCATACTCAACACTTAATCAATCAATTACTATGCTaactaaaattatcatatttaaacGGAACTAATTCCTAAAATTCTAATGCAAAAAGTTCAGATTTATAGCACATTATTATATCAACTTTGATAATATAAGTATTATTgagcaagaaaaaaaaaactcatagCCTTCAATAATACTTATGAAACAACCatgtatacaaataaataatgtgtaatttagaacaatatttattaattgttccTAATATTACCAATACTGAAAGAAATACAACGTCAATTATGGGTTGATTTAAAAGGGAGACAATCacaaatgattatttaattgaactaaaatttattgatttgaattgttaaattaaaatatcaagaCAAACTACATACTAAATGCAACatattaaatcacaaattaattaattcaccaGAGAAAGTACATCGCTCATTCGCTCCTAACATTACTCcattttaattacataaaaataagattgtgatt is drawn from Salvia hispanica cultivar TCC Black 2014 chromosome 6, UniMelb_Shisp_WGS_1.0, whole genome shotgun sequence and contains these coding sequences:
- the LOC125195503 gene encoding F-box protein At2g23160-like, which codes for MARHASHFSDSGWILVPFIMEILFDPYSVVTDSTEGLLLARGGSSKILFVCNPMTEEYVVLPCLYDNIWIYGFGLSKISGQYKVLSGPVFSGSYLVYTLGGGGSWRSIFASPPGSPVMLHNNAIFCNGNLHWLVSHFDFEDRYMVCCFDLETELFNSFALPPHVSDSDIHGKYRLCILEGRLCLCYCLGG
- the LOC125195504 gene encoding putative F-box protein At3g16210, with the protein product MEQGIDLEVMKEDLFTNLPVELTRDIMRRVSISSILNCMDVCKSWRDLIDEDEFKASYTSRRCLAFSYEDIYIVWDDKACEPLFRFWMSPPYIKHQSSVRYRVVVDSTDGLLLVRDGRSNILFVCNPLTCEYVVLPPLPTFSRRCMFGFGVSRISGQYKILCGEESGSCHVYTLEGEGSWRSISTLAPGGSTVPGAIAAFVNGNLHWLASDSEENHLVCCFDLETKLFTSFSLPPRVSDNDILDEYWLCILEGRLCLCDHLNGYGVVILWTNNSRDKNDWVKEYTTHLPQDIKGHVFPLKVLDNGDLLFAMKVYNRLFNFSKNTKDVVTHSHVQRSIYDYANIAIYTPNFLSLKAMGIHNVQSLTYMHY